A single Ketogulonicigenium vulgare WSH-001 DNA region contains:
- a CDS encoding heme ABC transporter ATP-binding protein — protein sequence MTVTARQISVKLGRKQILEGVDFTAAGGRLTAIVGPNGSGKTTLLKALTAEIGNGDGVEINGRAINALKPWQLAAMRAVMPQATSLAFPFTAIEVVRLGLQAGVHAADRTLARRALERVGLQDKAEQHYQQMSGGEQSRVHLARTLCQVWEPMAHGKPSWLFLDEPVSALDIGHQLLVMDITRDFARAGGGVVAVMHDLNLTALYADHVVLMRDGAILAAGAVQDVMTSENLSRAYGCALRVNHAPTADHTFLLPHAASSHAA from the coding sequence ATGACTGTGACAGCACGACAGATCAGCGTCAAACTGGGGCGCAAACAGATCCTCGAGGGTGTGGATTTCACGGCCGCAGGGGGCCGCCTGACCGCCATCGTCGGGCCGAACGGGTCGGGCAAGACCACCTTGCTGAAAGCGCTGACAGCCGAGATCGGTAATGGTGACGGCGTTGAAATCAACGGTCGCGCGATCAATGCGTTAAAGCCGTGGCAACTGGCGGCGATGCGTGCGGTGATGCCGCAGGCCACCAGCCTCGCCTTTCCCTTCACCGCGATCGAGGTCGTGCGCCTTGGCCTGCAGGCCGGCGTCCATGCCGCCGACCGCACGCTGGCGCGCCGCGCGCTGGAACGTGTGGGGCTGCAAGATAAGGCCGAGCAGCATTACCAACAGATGTCAGGGGGCGAGCAGTCGCGCGTCCATCTGGCCCGCACCCTGTGCCAGGTCTGGGAGCCGATGGCCCATGGCAAACCGTCATGGCTGTTTCTGGACGAGCCGGTCTCGGCCCTCGATATCGGCCATCAGCTGCTGGTCATGGATATCACGCGCGACTTTGCACGCGCGGGCGGCGGCGTGGTTGCGGTCATGCACGACCTGAACCTGACTGCGCTTTATGCCGATCATGTTGTGCTGATGCGCGATGGCGCGATTCTGGCGGCGGGCGCGGTGCAAGATGTGATGACCAGCGAAAACCTGTCCCGCGCCTATGGCTGCGCGTTGCGGGTGAACCATGCCCCCACCGCAGATCACACGTTCCTGCTGCCCCATGCTGCCAGTTCACACGCGGCGTGA
- a CDS encoding substrate-binding domain-containing protein, with amino-acid sequence MSLKTVCVSAIAIAAVAGAAQARDNIQIAGSSTVLPYASIVAESFGENFPEFPVPVVESGGSSGGLQRFCAGIGENQTDIANSSRPIRAGEIETCAANGVTDIIEVRVGYDGIVFASALNGPEFAFTPADWYKALAAEVVVDGEIVPNPYTTWDQVNPALPAQQILAFIPGTRHGTREVFDEKVLVAGCEESGAAEVLSAARGDEAACVALRTDGVSVDIDGDYTETLARIAANPQALGVFGLSFYENNTDTLRVATMSDIEPTVEAIATGTYPVSRPLYFYIKKAHIGVIPGLKEYAEFFMSDDMAGPAGPLAQYGLVSDPELAETQALIANETVMASN; translated from the coding sequence ATGTCGTTGAAGACCGTTTGCGTTTCGGCAATCGCCATCGCCGCTGTTGCTGGCGCCGCTCAGGCCCGCGACAACATCCAGATCGCCGGCTCGTCCACCGTTCTGCCCTATGCCTCGATCGTTGCCGAATCGTTCGGCGAGAACTTCCCTGAATTCCCGGTTCCCGTTGTTGAATCGGGTGGCTCGTCGGGCGGCCTGCAGCGTTTCTGCGCTGGCATCGGCGAAAACCAAACCGATATCGCCAACTCCTCGCGCCCGATCCGCGCTGGCGAAATCGAGACCTGCGCCGCAAACGGCGTGACCGACATTATCGAGGTCCGCGTCGGCTATGATGGCATCGTGTTTGCCTCGGCGCTGAACGGCCCGGAATTCGCTTTCACCCCCGCTGACTGGTACAAGGCGCTGGCCGCTGAAGTCGTCGTCGACGGCGAAATCGTCCCGAACCCCTACACCACTTGGGACCAAGTAAACCCCGCCCTGCCCGCACAGCAGATCCTGGCCTTCATCCCCGGCACCCGTCACGGCACCCGCGAAGTGTTTGACGAAAAAGTTCTGGTTGCTGGTTGCGAAGAATCGGGCGCGGCTGAAGTGCTGAGCGCTGCACGCGGCGACGAGGCTGCCTGCGTTGCCCTGCGCACCGACGGCGTCTCGGTCGACATCGACGGCGACTACACCGAAACGCTGGCCCGCATCGCGGCAAACCCGCAAGCGCTGGGCGTCTTCGGCCTGTCGTTCTACGAAAACAACACCGACACCCTGCGCGTTGCAACCATGTCGGACATCGAGCCGACTGTCGAAGCGATCGCAACCGGCACCTACCCCGTGTCGCGCCCGCTGTACTTCTACATCAAGAAAGCCCACATCGGCGTCATCCCCGGCCTGAAAGAATACGCTGAATTCTTCATGTCGGACGACATGGCTGGCCCGGCTGGCCCGCTGGCCCAATACGGTCTGGTGTCCGATCCGGAACTGGCCGAGACCCAGGCCCTGATCGCCAACGAAACCGTGATGGCTTCGAACTGA